From the genome of Glycine max cultivar Williams 82 chromosome 2, Glycine_max_v4.0, whole genome shotgun sequence, one region includes:
- the LOC102666894 gene encoding uncharacterized protein, with protein sequence MRLNERNLQRSAEQAMQAQTTKGNNYDGGKNKKGKGKWKNNKWKGSGEGSSSSGNHNQNEETDKKSGGNHKVDKKKFNKKGIQCYNCQKWRHFADECKNKRVPRNADEAQLAQDEDSDSDKVLFQSHTEHREWFVNIDDKVKSKIKFTDNSSITAEGIGKVMIQRKDEQHSFINDVLYVPNMKNNLLSLGQLLEKSYSMQMEDN encoded by the exons ATGAGGCTCAATGAAAGAAATTTACAAAGATCAGCTGAGCAAGCTATGCAAGCCCAAACAACCAAAGGGAACAACTATGATGGTGGCAAGAATaagaagggaaagggaaagTGGAAGAACAATAAGTGGAAGGGGTCAGGTGAGGGCTCCAGCAGTTCTGGAAATCATAACCAGAATGAAGAAACTGACAAGAAAAGTGGAGGGAATCACAAAGTGGACaagaagaaattcaacaagaaaggGATTCAGTGTTATAACTGTCAGAAATGGAGACATTTTGCAGATGAATGCAAAAATAAAAGGGTTCCAAGAAATGCAGATGAGGCTCAATTGGCACAAGATGAGGATTCTGACTCTGATAAAGT GCTGTTCCAATCACATACTGAGCATAGAGAGTGGTTTGTAAACATTGATGATAAGGTGAAAAGCAAGATCAAGTTTACAGATAATAGCTCTATAACTGCAGAAGGCATTGGAAAGGTGATGATTCAGAGGAAGGATGAACAACACTCATTTATCAATGATGTGCTATATGTTCCCAATATGAAGAATAATTTGTTGAGTTTGGGACAGTTGCTAGAAAAGAGCTACTCAATGCAGATGGAGGACAATTAA